From a single Silene latifolia isolate original U9 population chromosome 6, ASM4854445v1, whole genome shotgun sequence genomic region:
- the LOC141588145 gene encoding serine/threonine-protein phosphatase 7 long form homolog, giving the protein MEDRLQPGPVYPELLTQQEFHRSKAIWEGEDSSSLRCRSHIVSHKGCLVSNHVVDLIRESQFFFIHRIVGFKLNVDLITTLVERWRPETHTFHITIGEATVTLHDVQVLLGLRIRGDVVSGTTAYNWRALVIELLGNTPGDDDIKGASLRIGWLLDKFSSLPEDANEQVLHQYVRAYLLILMATIMFPDKSGNDIQLVYLPLLRDLTTIDNYSWGSVVLATLYRNLCRASQLKSRDIGGLLILLQLWAWERIAIGRHVG; this is encoded by the coding sequence ATGGAAGATCGTCTACAACCAGGACCGGTGTACCCGGAACTTCTCACACAACAAGAGTTTCACAGGAGCAAGGCAATATGGGAAGGAGAGGACTCGAGTTCTCTCCGATGTAGGTCACACATAGTATCGCACAAGGGGTGTTTGGTAAGTAATCATGTAGTAGATTTAATTAGGGAGTCACAATTTTTCTTTATTCATAGGATAGTAGGTTTTAAACTTAATGTGGATTTAATAACCACGTTGGTTGAGAGATGGAGGCCGGAGACCCATACCTTTCACATTACTATTGGCGAGGCTACTGTGACCTTGCATGATGTCCAAGTGTTGTTGGGCTTAAGGATTAGAGGGGATGTTGTTAGTGGAACAACCGCTTATAATTGGCGAGCCTTGGTAATTGAACTCTTAGGTAATACACCGGGTGATGATGACATTAAAGGGGCTTCCTTAAGGATTGGTTGGTTGTTAGATAAGTTTAGTAGTCTTCCGGAAGATGCAAATGAACAAGTGCTACATCAGTATGTGAGAGCGTATTTGCTTATCTTAATGGCAACAATCATGTTTCCGGACAAGAGTGGTAATGACATACAACTTGTTTATTTGCCTTTGTTGAGGGATTTGACCACCATAGACAACTATTCTTGGGGTAGTGTCGTTCTTGCTACTTTATATCGTAATTTATGTAGAGCAAGCCAACTCAAGTCAAGAGACATTGGAGGTCTCCTTATTCTATTGCAATTGTGGGCATGGGAGCGGATTGCAATTGGTCGACATGTGGGCTAG